A single region of the Cereibacter sphaeroides 2.4.1 genome encodes:
- a CDS encoding peptidylprolyl isomerase: MANIARFWRGASVAAVCALALAAPVRADEPTADTVVATVNGQDITLGHMIALRAGLPDQYQSLPDDALFKGILEQLIQQAALAQSIEGSVTKRDQLSLQNEERGFLSAVAMRRVVEGAVTDEALQAAYDARFADAAPQTEYNASHILVSSEDEAKKLKEEIDGGADFATLAKEHSSDGAAANGGSLGWFGLGMMVKPFEDAVVKMKPGEVVGPIQTQFGWHLVKLNETRIAEKPSLDDMRDELAGQIEQEAVARHIDEVTAKAEITRPGEGIDPAALRKEELLD, from the coding sequence ATGGCGAACATTGCAAGGTTCTGGCGGGGTGCGTCCGTCGCGGCCGTCTGCGCGCTGGCGCTGGCCGCTCCGGTCCGTGCGGATGAGCCGACGGCCGACACGGTGGTGGCCACGGTGAACGGTCAGGACATCACTCTGGGCCACATGATCGCGCTCCGCGCGGGCCTGCCCGACCAGTATCAGAGCCTGCCCGACGATGCGCTCTTCAAGGGCATCCTCGAGCAGCTGATCCAGCAGGCGGCGCTCGCCCAGTCCATCGAGGGCTCGGTGACGAAGCGTGACCAGCTGTCGCTGCAGAACGAGGAGCGTGGCTTCCTGTCGGCCGTGGCGATGCGCCGCGTGGTCGAGGGGGCGGTGACCGACGAGGCGCTGCAGGCCGCCTACGACGCGCGCTTTGCCGATGCCGCGCCCCAGACCGAATACAATGCCTCGCACATCCTCGTCTCGAGCGAGGACGAGGCCAAGAAGCTGAAGGAAGAGATCGACGGCGGGGCCGACTTCGCCACGCTCGCCAAGGAGCATTCCTCGGACGGCGCGGCCGCCAACGGCGGCTCGCTGGGCTGGTTCGGTCTCGGCATGATGGTGAAGCCCTTCGAGGATGCCGTGGTGAAGATGAAGCCGGGCGAGGTCGTGGGCCCGATCCAGACCCAGTTCGGCTGGCACCTCGTCAAGCTGAACGAAACCCGGATCGCCGAGAAACCCTCGCTCGACGACATGCGCGACGAGCTGGCGGGCCAGATCGAGCAGGAGGCGGTTGCCCGCCACATCGACGAGGTGACGGCCAAGGCCGAGATCACCCGGCCCGGCGAGGGGATTGACCCCGCCGCGCTTCGGAAGGAAGAACTGCTCGACTGA
- the argJ gene encoding bifunctional glutamate N-acetyltransferase/amino-acid acetyltransferase ArgJ, with the protein MGKTDWKDEAKSLKKKLSKLKARVKAEKPEAKTAGAKPVSPLAPASFPTLPAIGGVEFSAVEAGVRYQNRKDVMLIRLAPGTAMAGVFTRSSTRAACVLDCQAKIGAASEAGAAIIVNSGNSNAFTGAVGVEAVEAVTRGVAEALGLPVERVFSSSTGVIGEPLPYERITAQIPALVEGLSGDAIEMAARAMMTTDTFPKGASATVEGEGGSIQIAGIAKGSGMIAPDMATMLVYIFTDAKIPQPLLQKMLSRQVEATFNAITVDSDTSTSDALLLAATGTSPAAELNGRSKAGRDFEAALGRVMLDLAQQVVRDGEGASKFVEVRVTGAASAEDAHKVAMAIANSPLVKTAIAGEDPNWGRIVMAVGKSGAAADRDKLSIRFGDILVAEKGWRSPDYREEDGAAYMKQAELVVAVDLGLGTDSRTVWTCDLTHRYIDINADYRS; encoded by the coding sequence ATGGGCAAGACGGACTGGAAAGACGAAGCGAAGTCGCTGAAGAAGAAGCTGTCGAAGCTCAAGGCCCGCGTGAAGGCCGAGAAGCCCGAAGCGAAGACCGCGGGCGCCAAGCCGGTGTCGCCGCTGGCCCCCGCCTCCTTCCCCACCCTGCCGGCCATCGGCGGGGTGGAATTCTCCGCCGTCGAGGCCGGAGTGCGCTACCAGAACCGCAAGGATGTGATGCTGATCCGGCTCGCGCCGGGCACGGCCATGGCGGGCGTCTTCACCCGCTCCTCGACGCGGGCGGCCTGCGTGCTCGACTGTCAGGCCAAGATCGGCGCCGCCTCCGAGGCCGGTGCGGCGATCATCGTGAACTCGGGCAACTCGAACGCCTTCACCGGCGCCGTGGGCGTCGAGGCGGTCGAGGCCGTGACCCGCGGCGTGGCCGAGGCCCTTGGCCTGCCGGTGGAGCGCGTCTTCTCCTCCTCGACCGGCGTGATCGGCGAGCCGCTGCCCTACGAGCGCATCACCGCGCAGATCCCCGCGCTGGTCGAGGGCCTGTCGGGAGACGCCATCGAGATGGCCGCGCGCGCCATGATGACGACCGATACGTTCCCGAAAGGCGCCTCGGCCACGGTCGAGGGCGAGGGCGGATCGATCCAGATCGCCGGCATCGCCAAGGGCTCGGGCATGATCGCGCCCGACATGGCGACGATGCTGGTCTATATCTTCACCGACGCGAAGATCCCGCAGCCGCTGCTGCAGAAGATGCTGTCGCGGCAGGTGGAGGCCACCTTCAACGCGATCACCGTGGACAGCGACACCTCGACCTCGGACGCGCTGCTGCTCGCCGCCACCGGCACGAGCCCCGCTGCCGAGCTCAACGGGCGCTCGAAGGCCGGGCGCGACTTCGAGGCGGCGCTGGGGCGGGTGATGCTCGATCTCGCGCAGCAGGTGGTGCGCGACGGCGAGGGCGCGTCGAAATTCGTCGAGGTCCGGGTCACGGGCGCGGCCAGCGCCGAGGATGCCCACAAGGTCGCCATGGCGATCGCCAATTCGCCGCTGGTCAAGACCGCGATCGCCGGCGAGGACCCGAACTGGGGCCGGATCGTCATGGCGGTGGGCAAGTCGGGCGCCGCGGCCGACCGCGACAAGCTCTCGATCCGCTTCGGCGACATCCTCGTGGCCGAGAAGGGCTGGCGCAGCCCCGACTACCGCGAAGAGGACGGCGCGGCCTACATGAAGCAGGCCGAACTGGTGGTGGCGGTCGATCTTGGCCTCGGCACCGACAGCCGCACGGTCTGGACCTGCGACCTGACGCACCGCTACATCGACATCAACGCCGACTACCGCTCGTGA
- a CDS encoding (deoxy)nucleoside triphosphate pyrophosphohydrolase has translation MKIVLVSAVALIDGDGRVLLAQRPEGKSLAGLWEFPGGKVEPGESPEAALIRELKEELGIDTKASCLAPLTFASHAYETFHLLMPLFACRRWEGIPQPREGQTLAWVRPQALRDYPMPPADLPLIPILRDWL, from the coding sequence GTGAAGATCGTCCTCGTCTCGGCCGTGGCCCTGATCGATGGCGACGGCCGCGTGCTTCTGGCCCAGCGGCCCGAGGGCAAGTCGCTCGCGGGTCTCTGGGAATTTCCCGGCGGCAAGGTTGAGCCGGGCGAAAGCCCGGAGGCCGCGCTGATCCGCGAGCTGAAGGAAGAACTGGGCATCGACACGAAGGCGAGCTGCCTTGCGCCGCTCACCTTCGCGAGCCACGCCTACGAGACCTTCCATCTGCTGATGCCGCTGTTCGCCTGCCGGCGGTGGGAGGGAATCCCCCAGCCGCGCGAGGGCCAGACGCTGGCCTGGGTGCGGCCACAGGCGCTTCGCGACTATCCGATGCCGCCCGCAGACCTGCCGCTGATCCCCATCCTGCGCGACTGGCTGTAA